The genomic stretch GTCGTCGACGCCGACGTGCTCGACCGTCGAGATCGACACGACCCGGTCCCACTCACGGCCGGGCTCGAGCGAGAGCACGTCGATGTTGCGCACCCCGGGGGCGCGCTCGTAGCGGTCGACGACCTCATGGCCGAGCTCGCCGTAGTGGGCGAGCACGTTGCCGACCTCGAGGATGCGGCCGCCGCGGCGCATGACCTCGAGCGCCAGCGGCAGCTCGACGGCGCGCTCGTTGAGCCAGGTGAGGTTGTAGCGGGCGTAGTGGTACGGGCGGCGCACGCCGTCGAGCGCGAAGCCGCCGCCGCGGTTGCGCAGCACGATGTGCGGCAGGCCGGCCGCGAACGCGCCCAGGCGCCTCAGCACGGGCCCTCCACGGTGAGCACGGCGATCAGCTCGCCGTCCTGCACCCGCACGTCGCCGCGCGCCCGGCCGGCCAGCTCCCGCGACACGTTGCGCTCCTCGCCCGGCCGCCACACGACGAGCTCGCCGTCGCGGGCGTCGAGGTTCCACTGGTGCAGCCCGAGGTAGCGCTGCGTCTCGCCCTCGTTGCGCGCATGGCGCAGCACGACGGCGCCGCCGGGGCGCACCACGGCGACCATCGCCGCGATCGCCGCGGCGGGGTCGTAGCCGTGGTCGAGCGCATTGGAGGAGTAGGCGACGTCGAAGCTGGCGGGCGCGAACAGCTCGGCCACCTGCTCGCCGTGGCCGGCGCGGGTGCGGACGAGCGGGTCGATGCCCGCCTCGGCGAGCAGGCGGTCGTAGGCCTCGGCGAGCGGGTCGATCGCCGCGATCTCGACCGCCTTGCCCGGACAGCGCTTGCCCAGGACGGTCAGCGGCCCGGCGCCGACGTCGAGGATGCGCACGCGGTCGCCGTCGAGCCCGGCGACGACGGGCGCGAGCACGGCGTCCTCCTCGAGGCTCCAGTCCGGGTCGACGCGGTAGTGGCCGGGGCCGCCGGGCTCGAGGTTGTGGCGAAGGTACGCGCGCCAGAAGCGGACCTCGGTGTCGAGCCCGTCCTCCCAGCGCTCGCGGCTGCCCATCCCGCGGTGGCGGGCCCGCTGCCAGGCGCTCATGACCGGCAGTGCGGCGTGGCGGGCGCGGTCCCTCAGGCCCGGCACAGGTACACCTCGTCGGGGCCGAAGCGGTCGGCGCGGCGCAGGCCGTGACGGCGCTCCCGCTCGGCGCCGAACCGCGTCAGCGGGTCGACCACGTCGTCGGCGCCCAGCCTGGTCGCGACGTCGGCGCCGTACAGCCGGACGTGATCGTCGTGGCCGTAGCGGGCCAGGCGCTGCTCGGGCTTCGTGACCGACGGGTCCTCGATCGTCTCCCGGACCGAGCGGTCGACCGGCACCATGATGGCCGCCCAGCCGCCGGGCGCCAGGACGCGGCGCAGCTCGCGCAGGGCGCCCTGTTCGTCTCCGACGTGCTCGAGGACGTGCGAGCACAGGACGCAGTCGAAGGAGCCGTCGTCGAACGGCAGGCGCGTGACGTCGGCGGCCACCATCGCCTGCGTGCCGTCGATGTCCGCGCTCAGGTAGTCGAGGCCGGGCCGCGCGCGCAGCCGCTGCTCGGTCGCGTCGTCGGGGCCGAAGGCGAGCATGCGCCCGTGCAGGCGGTCCTCCTCGGTCAGCCACAGCCACAGCAGGCGGTGACGCTCGGCGCACCCGCAGCCTGGGCAGATCGCCCCCTCGCGCCCGCCGTAGGGCAGGAAGCGCGCGAACCGCCCGCCGCAGACCGGGCACTGCACCGCGTCCCCGCGCTCGGCCCACCGCGTGCGCTCGGCGCGCAGCCGCGCGAGCGGG from Capillimicrobium parvum encodes the following:
- a CDS encoding class I SAM-dependent methyltransferase, yielding MLRRLGAFAAGLPHIVLRNRGGGFALDGVRRPYHYARYNLTWLNERAVELPLALEVMRRGGRILEVGNVLAHYGELGHEVVDRYERAPGVRNIDVLSLEPGREWDRVVSISTVEHVGVDDEPRDPTRAVDAVRLLAGRVAAGGDLLITVPVGYNPVLDRALAAGEAGDLHVSALRRTGPGPRWEQAPPAAVLDEGYDYRQKTARALLVVRAGGARH
- a CDS encoding methyltransferase domain-containing protein, whose amino-acid sequence is MSAWQRARHRGMGSRERWEDGLDTEVRFWRAYLRHNLEPGGPGHYRVDPDWSLEEDAVLAPVVAGLDGDRVRILDVGAGPLTVLGKRCPGKAVEIAAIDPLAEAYDRLLAEAGIDPLVRTRAGHGEQVAELFAPASFDVAYSSNALDHGYDPAAAIAAMVAVVRPGGAVVLRHARNEGETQRYLGLHQWNLDARDGELVVWRPGEERNVSRELAGRARGDVRVQDGELIAVLTVEGPC
- a CDS encoding class I SAM-dependent methyltransferase, which codes for MRLPGSPLARLRAERTRWAERGDAVQCPVCGGRFARFLPYGGREGAICPGCGCAERHRLLWLWLTEEDRLHGRMLAFGPDDATEQRLRARPGLDYLSADIDGTQAMVAADVTRLPFDDGSFDCVLCSHVLEHVGDEQGALRELRRVLAPGGWAAIMVPVDRSVRETIEDPSVTKPEQRLARYGHDDHVRLYGADVATRLGADDVVDPLTRFGAERERRHGLRRADRFGPDEVYLCRA